Below is a genomic region from Zeimonas sediminis.
GTGCTGCGGTTGCCTGAAGGGGTCGCCGAGCCCACCGACGAGCACTTCCTGCAGCCGGGCACCCGGCAGCTGGCCGCCGGCTACGCGATCTACGGCCCCTGCACGATGCTGGTGCTCACGGTCGGCGACGGCGTCGCCGAGTTCACGCTGGACCGCGAGACCGGCAGCTGGACGCTGACCGCCGACCAGATCCGCATCCCCGAGCAGACGAAGGAATTCGCGATCAACGCGTCGAACGCGCGGCACTGGTACCCGCCGGTCAAGCGCTACGTCGACGAGCTGCTCGCCGGCAAGGAAGGCCCGCGCGGCAAGGACTTCAACATGCGCTGGGTCGCCTCGATGGTGGCCGACGTGCACCGGATCCTGACCCGCGGCGGCGTCTTCATGTATCCGCGCGACCGCCGCGAGCCCGACAAGCTCGGCAAGCTGCGGCTGATGTACGAAGCGAACCCGATGTCCTTCCTGGTCGAGCAGGCCGGCGGCGCCGCGACCAACGGCATGCAGCGGATCATGGAGATCCAGCCCGCGAAGCTGCACGAACGCGTCGCGGTGTTCCTCGGCTCGCGCGAAGAAGTCGAGCGCGTGACCGCCTATCACGCAGGCGGGCCGGGCTGATCGAGCGCGATCCAGACGATCTTGAGCGTCTCGTCGTCGGGGTCGCGGTCGATCGTGAAGCCGAGCGCGCGCATCAGCCCGATCATCGACGCGTTGATCGCCAGCACGTAGCCCTCCATCCGCTTCAGGCCGCGCAGGCGCGCCTCGGCGATCAGCGCGCGCATCAGCGTGCTGCCCAGCCCCTGCCCCTGGAAGTCGTCGGCGACCGCGATCGCGAACTCGCAGGTGTCCCGGTCCGGGTTCAGCAGGTAGCGGGCCACGCCGATGATCCGCTCGTCCCGCTCGTCCCGCTCGTCCCGCTCGTCCCGCTCGTCCCGCTCGTCCCGGTCGTCCCGGTCGTCCCGCTGGTCCCGGTCGCCCTGCCCCTGGCCCTGGCCCCGCCCCTGGCCCGCACCCGCGCCCGCCCCCGGCGCGCAGGCGCCCTCGCCGGGCCGGCAGACCGCC
It encodes:
- a CDS encoding class 1 fructose-bisphosphatase produces the protein MSSKVSLTQYLVEKQREKGLIPGELRLLLEVVARACKRISIAVSKGALGDVIGEAGTENVQGESQKKLDVIANETLLEANEWGGHLAAMASEEMDISYTIPNRYPKGEFLLLFDPLDGSSNIDVNVSIGTIFSVLRLPEGVAEPTDEHFLQPGTRQLAAGYAIYGPCTMLVLTVGDGVAEFTLDRETGSWTLTADQIRIPEQTKEFAINASNARHWYPPVKRYVDELLAGKEGPRGKDFNMRWVASMVADVHRILTRGGVFMYPRDRREPDKLGKLRLMYEANPMSFLVEQAGGAATNGMQRIMEIQPAKLHERVAVFLGSREEVERVTAYHAGGPG